The Lineus longissimus chromosome 2, tnLinLong1.2, whole genome shotgun sequence genome window below encodes:
- the LOC135483160 gene encoding organic cation transporter protein-like has protein sequence MLFDDILKSLGEFGKYQSFVFFLASMPGVFNGLQNLNIVFILAIPNFRCAIPGFLNDTYATQGDKHAELINFTIPAEDNCHIYVNRTEDNFNQTAACDGWVYDKSVFVSTAVTDFNLVCQRSILRSITAMMFYPGMLFGGLIGGHLADRFGRKLIIFTMGIGLVVIGFSLAFSPNVYALMAFRFVSAFFGMAFYAGAFVLGMEIIGPNKRMIAGILMGAFFTIGYVLITPFAYIFRNWRHMQIGLSVPSLFLVFYWWLLPESPRWQFIVGREDEAEQTLRRAAEVNKVTLPEKLFDSRTVEKKPTDSFISMLRYKVLFCRMAIICFNWGAVSMVYYGLALNSGRLVGDIFVNFLVSGLVEFPAMAFAIFTLNPFGRKKVHAFCMCLAGTSCIASIFVMLFADPELSWILVVLSSIGKFGVSAAFSIVYVYTAELNPTVVRTAAIGLGSVAARIFTLAAPYIVDLGDLVGGDFASVLPLVVFGIVSVTAGLLALLLPETRRRRLPETIEDALHFTSRPTNRTADVPEVNLGFSGADDQADDNSHVTNRRPKTESVRAEINLALRPEEDDVACQMNTSL, from the exons ATGttatttgatgatattctgaAAAGTCTTGGCGAATTCGGGAAGTACCAgagttttgtttttttcctggCGTCCATGCCCGGCGTTTTCAATGGACTTCAAAATCTGAATATTGTCTTCATCCTGGCTATTCCGAATTTCAG ATGTGCCATTCCTGGGTTCCTAAATGACACCTATGCCACCCAAGGCGACAAACATGCGGAGCTCATCAATTTCACCATCCCAGCCGAAGATAATTGTCACATCTACGTCAACCGAACCGAGGACAATTTCAACCAGACGGCAGCCTGTGACGGCTGGGTGTACGACAAAAGTGTCTTTGTCTCGACGGCTGTGACAGAC TTCAACCTCGTCTGCCAGCGATCCATCCTTCGTTCCATCACTGCCATGATGTTCTATCCCGGCATGCTTTTCGGTGGTTTGATCGGAGGACATCTGGCTGACAG ATTTGGGCGTAAACTGATCATTTTCACCATGGGTATCGGTCTGGTAGTGATTGGGTTCAGTTTGGCTTTCTCACCGAACGTATACGCCTTGATGGCATTCCGATTCGTATCCGCATTTTTTGGGATGGCTTTTTATGCGGGAGCATTCGTATTAG GTATGGAAATAATAGGCCCCAATAAACGGATGATTGCTGGCATTCTCATGGGCGCCTTCTTCACGATAGGTTACGTTCTCATCACCCCGTTCGCCTACATCTTCAGAAACTGGAGACACATGCAGATTGGCCTCTCAGTCCCGTCTCTGTTCCTCGTTTTCTATTGGTG GTTGCTTCCCGAGTCCCCGAGGTGGCAATTTATCGTAGGAAGAGAAGACGAAGCGGAGCAGACGTTACGTAGAGCGGCCGAAGTCAACAAGGTTACCCTGCCTGAGAAGTTGTTTGACTCCCGAACAGTCGAAAAGAAACCGACAGATTCCTTCATTAGTATGTTAAGATACAAGGTGCTCTTTTGCAGGATGGCTATTATTTGCTTCAATTG GGGTGCTGTGTCTATGGTGTATTACGGCCTCGCACTAAACTCCGGGAGACTAGTTGGCGACATCTTCGTCAACTTCCTCGTGTCCGGCCTTGTCGAGTTCCCGGCCATGGCCTTCGCCATTTTCACCCTGAACCCGTTTGGAAGGAAGAAGGTCCATGCCTTCTGTATGTGCTTGGCAGGAACGTCTTGTATCGCTTCTATATTCGTGATGCTATTTGCAGATCCAG AACTCTCGTGGATCTTGGTTGTCCTCTCATCAATCGGCAAGTTTGGAGTCTCTGCCGCATTTTCCATTGTCTATGTCTACACCGCCGAGCTGAACCCGACTGTTGTGAGGACGGCCGCTATTGGACTTGGTTCGGTAGCGGCGAGGATCTTTACGCTGGCGGCTCCGTATATCGTTGACTTG GGTGACCTCGTAGGCGGGGACTTTGCCAGCGTTCTACCTCTTGTCGTTTTTGGAATCGTCTCTGTTACTGCCGGCCTATTGGCCCTCCTACTGCCGGAGACAAGGAGGCGGAGGCTCCCGGAGACTATCGAGGATGCACTACACTTCACTAG TCGACCCACGAATCGCACAGCAGATGTTCCCGAAGTCAACCTAGGGTTCTCAGGCGCAGACGACCAGGCTGACGATAATAGTCACGTGACCAATAGAAGGCCGAAAACGGAATCTGTGAGGGCGGAAATAAACCTCGCATTACGGCCAGAGGAGGATGATGTAGCTTGTCAGATGAATACAAGTTTATAG
- the LOC135483159 gene encoding organic cation transporter protein-like translates to MLFDDVLRKLGEFGKFQQIVFVIACLPAIFEGFHNLNIIFILAVPNHRCAIPGLENDTWEVQGDAHARLINMTIPPGDECHVYHDFNGTLAANTTATTPCDSWVYDTSVFQSTAATDFNLVCDKKILRSTVNMMFMIGMLCGGIVGGRLADRFGRKTTICIITNGFFLFGLALALSTDIYMMIIVRFFNGFTDMAYYAAAYAMSMEFVGPSKRKITGICIGGFFTAGYILITPVAYLIRHWRYFQVALSIPSLVLISYWWILPESPRWLLIRGRAAEAEAILRRAARINHVTLPKKLFDSTTLYEKAVKDSFFRMIKYKVLLLRTLIICFNWGACSMMYYGLSLNSGNLVGDIFVNFLVIGLIEYPALAFAIVTINPLGRKKPYSFAMLLGGTSCLASIFVAVFGSVSTTWALTMLSTIGKFGISAGFSLIYLYTAELSPTVVRSIHIGIGSVSARIFTMIAPYIADLGEFVGGHFSKALPLVVFGAISVTAGLLALMLPETKGRNLPETIEDALHYTRKPRKGSVHIAVTNPGFEDDDDNWDEDHQAMIVRSSHWNGPEATPEVNEAAAYDIIPAQEVETNGEMGPLRMDEDFPSTA, encoded by the exons ATGTTGTTCGACGACGTCCTACGGAAACTTGGCGAATTTGGTAAATTCCAACAAATAGTCTTCGTAATCGCCTGCCTACCTGCAATCTTCGAAGGCTTTCACAATTTGAATATTATTTTTATATTGGCTGTACCAAATCACAG ATGTGCGATTCCTGGGCTCGAGAATGACACATGGGAGGTACAGGGCGATGCCCACGCCCGGCTCATCAACATGACGATACCACCCGGGGACGAGTGCCACGTGTATCATGACTTCAATGGGACGCTTGCAGCTAATACCACCGCCACAACGCCTTGTGATTCCTGGGTCTACGACACATCGGTCTTTCAGTCGACAGCAGCTACTGAC TTTAACCTAGTTTGTGATAAGAAAATCCTACGGTCAACGGTCAACATGATGTTCATGATCGGGATGTTGTGTGGCGGTATCGTTGGAGGCAGGTTGGCCGACAG ATTCGGTCGAAAGACCACGATATGCATTATAACAAATGGTTTCTTCTTGTTCGGACTCGCCCTGGCACTTTCCACCGACATTTACATGATGATAATCGTCCGTTTCTTCAATGGTTTCACAGACATGGCTTACTACGCCGCAGCGTACGCAATGT CAATGGAGTTCGTCGGTCCGTCGAAGCGGAAGATCACTGGTATCTGTATCGGAGGATTCTTCACAGCTGGGTACATTCTCATCACACCAGTGGCATACCTCATAAGGCACTGGAGATACTTCCAGGTGGCACTATCGATACCCTCTCTCGTGCTCATCTCATATTGGTG GATTTTACCCGAGTCCCCACGATGGTTGCTCATTCGGGGCCGGGCAGCCGAGGCAGAAGCCATATTGAGGAGGGCAGCCCGAATCAACCATGTCACCCTGCCTAAGAAACTGTTTGATTCTACAACTCTCTACGAGAAAGCCGTCAAAGACTCCTTCTTCCGAATGATCAAGTACAAAGTGCTGcttttaaggacactgattATTTGTTTCAATTG GGGTGCCTGCTCCATGATGTACTACGGCTTGTCACTCAACAGCGGAAATCTTGTCGGCGACATCTTCGTCAACTTCTTGGTAATCGGCCTCATCGAATACCCCGCCCTAGCGTTCGCTATCGTTACCATTAACCCATTGGGACGCAAGAAGCCTTATTCCTTCGCCATGTTGCTGGGAGGGACTAGTTGTCTTGCCTCCATCTTTGTTGCAGTATTTGGGAGTGTGA GTACGACGTGGGCGCTGACAATGCTCTCCACCATCGGCAAGTTCGGCATCTCGGCAGGTTTCTCTTTGATTTACCTCTACACGGCAGAACTCAGCCCCACAGTAGTTCGCTCCATACATATAGGGATCGGGTCAGTCAGCGCTAGGATCTTCACCATGATAGCACCGTACATTGCTGATCTC GGTGAGTTTGTAGGAGGTCATTTTTCGAAGGCACTTCCCCTAGTCGTGTTTGGAGCCATCTCCGTGACTGCTGGTTTATTGGCATTAATGCTTCCCGAGACCAAAGGAAGGAATCTCCCGGAGACTATTGAGGATGCTTTACACTACACAAG GAAACCACGAAAAGGCAGCGTTCATATCGCTGTGACGAACCCTGGGttcgaagacgatgatgataactgGGACGAAGATCATCAGGCCATGATTGTAAGGAGTTCCCATTGGAACGGGCCAGAGGCGACCCCAGAGGTCAACGAGGCAGCTGCTTATGACATCATCCCTGCACAAGAGGTTGAAACCAACGGTGAAATGGGTCCATTGCGTATGGATGAAGACTTCCCAAGCACCGCGTAA